The genomic region TTCACTTCCAGCAGGGCCTCGGCCATACTGATTGCTTCCCGCGCTTCCCGAAGACTTTCCCGAAGGGCAGGATCCGGGAAACCGAGGCTGATGCCCTCCGGGGAGGGGGAAAGATCATCGGCGACCCTCCGGAGATTTTCCCGCTCCAGCGCGAGCATGCGCGACGACGTCAGTTTGACCCTGCTCTTCTCCAGTTCAAACAGCGATGTGTTGATTTGGTCCCGGCGCGCCCTGATCGAATGGCAGACTTCCTGGACGCGCTGCGTGCGGCTGGTGAACATCCGCTCCATCTTGGCAGCCACGTCATGAAGTTCCCTCAGGGTGCCGTATCTCCGCGCCTCATTGGTTCCGCTGTGCCGGGTCAGGAGCTGACTGATGAGCGAGAGGCGCTGACCCCACAGCTTGAGCCCTGCCTGGTTTTGGGTGAGGAGCAGTTCGGCAGCGCCAAGAGCCGTGGCCAGGGCATCCCGCCGCGGTGTGAGCTTGCCGGCCGCTGCGTCCAGCCGTGCGATGAATTCCGAGTAGTTGTCGAGCGACGGCGGCGCGGGACTTTCCTCCCTGCTCGCCACCCGCATGGCGGGCGGGGCAGGCGGCCCGTTGGCCGCCGTCGGACTTTCCTTCCTTGTTCCGCTACGCGGAGGATTCGGCGGCTTTCGCGGCGGGACGGCGCGGGGTTCTGGCCCGGAGTCAGGTGCGCCGTCGCTCATGATCAGTCATCCCCATTCATGATCCGTCCGGGGCGGCGTCACACCGCCCCGAACGAGGCAGGAGCGCCCGCGCACCTGCCTGTGAATGCTCATTGTAAAGCGCGGGACTGACGTTGTCTGCGGGCCGCCTGGTCCAGGCCGGACGACGCGGTACGCGCGGACGGGCTTCGGTCATCGATCCATCTCACGTCCCCGGCGGGAACAGCGGCCGGTACACCGGTGGGAAGGCGTTCGCGGGCAGGGGGTCACGCTTGGGCGGGGCGGCGGTGATGGGGTCGTTGGTCCGCAGATTGGCTACCGCGTACTGAACCATCATGTCGTGGTCCTCGTGCACCAGGTTGTGGCAATGGATCATGTACCGCCCTCCCTCCTGCGCCGTGGTGTCGAACTGCATCAGCGCGGTGATGGACTCGTTCTCACCGGTGTAGAAGACGTCCTTGGGGCCGAGCTCCCAGGCGAATGGTTTGCCGCCGTTGGTGTTGCGGGCGATGATTTTGGCGTCGATCAGGTGGATGTGTACTGGATGGAACCATCCTCCGGATTGGTTGATGATGGTCCACTGCTCGACGGCGAAAGGCTGCGGGTTGCCGAACAGCTTGGTGAACCCGGACCTTTCCACGTCCTCCCACCGGACGCCGTTGATGCTCCATTGGCCGTTCTGGCGCTCGAACCTGAGCTGCCTCTTTACCGTGGCCATCTGCGGGGTCAGGCTCATGGTGTCGATGCCGCCACGGGCCGCGGTGGGCGACCCCCCGTTGTCCAGCCGCGACGGGATCGAGGAGATGGACCCTGCACCGGAGCCCGAATCGGCGACCACCTGGAAGCGCATGATCTTGTCCGTGTTGGCAAAGTCGATGTTGTTCTTGTTGCTGAGGTTGCGCAGGTCGACGGTCTGCCCGGGCCTGTACTTGCGGAAGTCGACCAGGATTTCGGTGCGCTCCGCAGTGCCCATTCGCCATGACGAAACGGCCTGGACCACCGGCGTCATGCCGGCGTCGGTGGCTACGATGTAGACGGGTTCGCCGTTGGAGAGGGCGGGCCGGTAGGAGCGTGAGATCGATGCAACGAGCACGCGGAAACGGTAAATGCGCGGCTTGACCTTCATGGTTGGCCAAGGCACGCCGTTGACCAGGATCACGTCACCCCAGAGTCCCTTTTGGCTGTTGTCGCTGTACCCGAGCGAGCCGTCCGACTGGAACAGTGCGTCGGAAAGCATCAGCGGCACGTCGAACTCCCCTTGCGGCAGCTGCGCGCGCTCGAAACGGTCCGTCAGTGGGTAGAAGCCGGCCAGTCCGGAATACACATTCTGGGCGGTGATGTGGTGCTTGTGGTCGTGGTACCAAAGCGTCCGCGCTGCCTGCCTGTTGGGATAGTGGTAATTCTTGAAGAAACCGGGGACGGTGATGTCATTGGCATAGCCGTCGTACTGGGGGAGGGACGCCGAGCCGTGCAGGTGCGTGGAGGTGCTGAATGTCCCCGGCTGGAGCAGGCCGTTCTGGGGGAATGCGTTGCGGATCCGGACCTCGATCCGGCTGCCCTGCCTGGCCCGGATGGTGGGACCCGGGAAGATCCCGTTGTACCCGGCCACGGTGGTGGACAGGCCCGGCAGCATGCGGGCCTGTCCGAGTTTCTGGGTGAGGGCGTAGCGCTCGAATGGGCGACGCGGGTCGCCGCCATCGAAACCCCGCTGAAACGGAACGAGCTCCGGAGGCCGCCGGAAGACAGCCCTGAAAGGGACCGGCGTGTTCTGCGGTGCAAGCTGACTCTGACTAATAGGTTCCGTGGTCGCCGCCGGCCCAGCGCCGCCGGGCAACACTCCGGTCAGAGCAGCGCCCACCGCACCCAGTTTCAGTACTTCCCTGCGAGACGTCATTGTCTCCTCCAGACATTGGGATCGTATGTATCGACATACAGCGAACCCGCGACGAATGGCCGCGGGTTCGCCGTCCCCCCAAGGGGCTGCAGAGACCTGGATGCAACGACGCCAGTGTCCGCCGGACACGTTGGGAAAATCCTGCAGGCCCTGCCAGCCCGGACTGCGCTTCAACCCAAATGGGGCGTTGACTGCCCGGCGCGGCTGCAGCCAGGTCAGGATCCTGGCCGGGTTTCCCTGTACAGCTCTGCCCGTTGACGCGATGCTTGGGAACTGTCACTCTGACGGCAAAGCCCCGATGGGCACGACGCGACGCCTCGGTCGGCGAAGGAGACGGACATGAGCGAGCTCGACGATTTCCTGACCGCCATGCTGGACCGACAGATAGCAGCGGAAACGGCGATCCACAACGGCGATGTGGAGCCGAGAATGGCCCTGTGGTCACGCTCCGATCCGGTCACCTTACTGGGCGCGATGGGCATGTCCAACGTGGGGTGGGACGCCGTCGGTCGGACGTTTCGCTGGGTGGCGTCACGGTTCTCGAATTGCACCGCTTACAGTTTCGAGCTGCTGGCCGCCGGGGCCTGCGGGGACCTTGCGTACACCGTCGGGTTCGAGCGCGCTGACCTGTCGGTCGACGGCGGTCCGCCCCAGTCCACCAAGGTCCGCGTCACCCACGTCTACCGCCGCGAAGGCGGAGAGTGGAAGATCGTCCACCGGCACGGCGACTATGTTCCGCTTGACGCGACCGCTGCGGCTGGGGGAAGCCCAGCCGGACCGGAGACATGACACCGGGCTCAGCGGCCATCTCTATGCAGCCGTGCCGCGCGGGCGTACCGTGACTGACCATGAGCGAAGTGTCACTGCCGCAACGTGTGGCCCGCGCAGTGGGCGACAGTTCCTTCTCGGAACGCGTGGCTGCCGCCCAAGAGGTCGCCTACGGGCCGATTATCGACTGGGCACGGCGCAGCCCGTTTCACACCGGCGTCCTCGGCCACTCCGTGCATCCGCTGCTCACCGACGTGACGCTCGGATGTTGGCTCAGCGCGTCCATCCTTGACGTTGCCGGAGGACCCCAGGCGCGTCATAGTGCCATGGTCTTGGTTGAACCGGGCTGGCGGCCGCTGTACCAACCGCTATTGCTGGAGCCGGTGACTGGGCGGAAATGACGGACAGCGAGCGTCGGGTCGGCGCGGTGCACGCACTCGGGGCCGACGCCGCCGTCTTCCTTCTCCTTGGATCCCTGATCGCGCGGATGCGTGGCCGGCACGCGCTCGCAGTGAAGCTCGGCCTGGCAGGCAACGCCATCGTGGCAGGAGCCGGCTTCCTGGGCGGCCACTTGGCGCTCAATCGCGGAACGGCCCGCCGGGCCACCGCCGCCTAAGGGAAGCGACACGGGGCGTCAGCCGTTAACGAGTCCCAGGTGCAGGTCGTTGTACCGGGCGCCCTGCACGCCGATCCGCCGGGCGAGCGCGTCCAGGTCTGCGACCTCATCCGCAGACAGGGGCACGGTCGTGGCGCCGGCGTTCTCCTCGATCCTGGCGGTGCGGCGTGTGCCCGGAATGGGCACGATCCATGGCTGCTGCGCGAGCAGCCACGCCAGCGCGATCTGCGCCGGGGTGGTGCCCTTGCTCCGGGCGAGGCCGGCAACATGCTCCACGAGCGCGGCGTTTGCGGAACGGTTCTCCTCCGTGAACCGGGGGATCGTGGCGCGGACGTCGCCCTCGGCAAAGGCAGAGGCCGCGCTGACAGTGCCGGTGAGGAAGCCCTTCCCAAGGGGGCTGAAGGGCACAAAACCGATGCCCAGCTCGGCCAGCGTCGGTAGCACCTCCGCCTCGGGATCGCGGGTCCACAGGGAGTACTCGCTCTGGACCGCCGTCACCGACTGCACCGCGTGCGCACGGCGGATGGTCCCGGCGGACGCTTCCGAGAGTCCGAAGTGCCGCACCTTGCCTTCTGCTATCAGCTCACCGACGGTGCCGGCGACGTCCTCGATGGGGACGTCCGGATCGACGCGGTGCTGGTAGAAAAGGTCGATGACATCGGTGCGGAGGCGCTTCAGTGAGGCGTCGGCGACGCGGCGGATCTGCTCGGGCCGGCTGTCCAGGCCGACGCTCTTTCCGTCCTCGATGCGCCACCCGAACTTGGTCGCCACCTGCACGTGCTGGCGGATGGGCGCCAAAGCCTCACCCACCAGCTCCTCGTTCACGTGTGGTCCATATACCTCGGCGGTGTCGAAGAAGGTCACCCCGAGGTCGTACGCGGAGCGGATCACAGCGATCATGTCCTCGCGGCTGCCGGGATTGGGTCCGTAGCTTTGCGACATGCCCATGCAGCCCAGCCCGACGGCGGAGACGTTCAGGCCTTGTCCGAGAGTTCGTGTGTGCATTTTCGGTCTCCGTGGTGGTCGATGGGTCTGATCGGGGTGCTTCCGGCGTCGGGGGTCCCGGGAAGGGTCAGGACTGGGTGCCGTTGTACTCGTCGTCGGTGATGTGCTCGAGCCAGGTGGTGGTCGTGGCGGGGTCGTCACCGTTCTCCAGCATGGCGATGTGCTCCATGAAGCAGCCGGGCGCGGCGGCGTGCCAGTGCTCTTCCCCGGGCGGGGTGTACAGGGTCTGGCCGGGGTGGACCTCGATGATCTTGCCATCGCGGCCACCGAACCGTGCGACGCCCTGGGTGACGCGGAGGTACTGTCCGCGGGCGTGGGAGTGCCAGGCGGTGCGGGCGCC from Arthrobacter globiformis harbors:
- a CDS encoding aldo/keto reductase, coding for MHTRTLGQGLNVSAVGLGCMGMSQSYGPNPGSREDMIAVIRSAYDLGVTFFDTAEVYGPHVNEELVGEALAPIRQHVQVATKFGWRIEDGKSVGLDSRPEQIRRVADASLKRLRTDVIDLFYQHRVDPDVPIEDVAGTVGELIAEGKVRHFGLSEASAGTIRRAHAVQSVTAVQSEYSLWTRDPEAEVLPTLAELGIGFVPFSPLGKGFLTGTVSAASAFAEGDVRATIPRFTEENRSANAALVEHVAGLARSKGTTPAQIALAWLLAQQPWIVPIPGTRRTARIEENAGATTVPLSADEVADLDALARRIGVQGARYNDLHLGLVNG
- a CDS encoding (R)-mandelonitrile lyase, with amino-acid sequence MNIEPTNPTSKNPPEQFVGDVWLDPIALPHESDQRMVVATVRFAPGARTAWHSHARGQYLRVTQGVARFGGRDGKIIEVHPGQTLYTPPGEEHWHAAAPGCFMEHIAMLENGDDPATTTTWLEHITDDEYNGTQS
- a CDS encoding multicopper oxidase family protein codes for the protein MLPGLSTTVAGYNGIFPGPTIRARQGSRIEVRIRNAFPQNGLLQPGTFSTSTHLHGSASLPQYDGYANDITVPGFFKNYHYPNRQAARTLWYHDHKHHITAQNVYSGLAGFYPLTDRFERAQLPQGEFDVPLMLSDALFQSDGSLGYSDNSQKGLWGDVILVNGVPWPTMKVKPRIYRFRVLVASISRSYRPALSNGEPVYIVATDAGMTPVVQAVSSWRMGTAERTEILVDFRKYRPGQTVDLRNLSNKNNIDFANTDKIMRFQVVADSGSGAGSISSIPSRLDNGGSPTAARGGIDTMSLTPQMATVKRQLRFERQNGQWSINGVRWEDVERSGFTKLFGNPQPFAVEQWTIINQSGGWFHPVHIHLIDAKIIARNTNGGKPFAWELGPKDVFYTGENESITALMQFDTTAQEGGRYMIHCHNLVHEDHDMMVQYAVANLRTNDPITAAPPKRDPLPANAFPPVYRPLFPPGT
- a CDS encoding YybH family protein, producing the protein MSELDDFLTAMLDRQIAAETAIHNGDVEPRMALWSRSDPVTLLGAMGMSNVGWDAVGRTFRWVASRFSNCTAYSFELLAAGACGDLAYTVGFERADLSVDGGPPQSTKVRVTHVYRREGGEWKIVHRHGDYVPLDATAAAGGSPAGPET